The proteins below are encoded in one region of Oncorhynchus nerka isolate Pitt River linkage group LG15, Oner_Uvic_2.0, whole genome shotgun sequence:
- the LOC135560127 gene encoding zinc finger protein 883-like isoform X1 gives MILFNIYCGQQDKAIPFPSTLPESPGQTSPRTALLLGLVDCRKTPGQRGEEEEKEDGDVISLSKNHGDSPNRCSLSERGLSSAEPRQRHDADKTEKSLSRPEHLKKHHQRLTGKKPDHCCFDCGKSSAKQRELDIYKQIHTGRKMYRCSQCGKSFAASKTLQSQRIHTGERPYPCFDCGKSFSQSRALTTHQRIHTGEKPYSCDQCGKSFRNSGHLTRHKRIHTGEKPYSCDQCGKSFRKSGHLTRHQRIHTREKPYSCDRCGKSFNQSGDLTTHQRIHTGEKPYSCDQCGKSFKNSGHLTSHKRIHTGEKPYSCEECGKSFALSGTLTTHKRIHKGEKPYSCDQCGKSFNHSGSLITHQYIHTGEKPYSCDQCGKSFNHSGNLTSHQRIHTGEKPYICIQCGKSFRKSGHLTEHQCKHTGEKPYSCDQCGKSFNQLGDLTKHQRIHTGEKPYSCDQCGKSFNHSGSLVTHQRIHTGEKPYSCDQCGKSFNQSGDLTLHQRIHTGEKPYSCYHCGKSFRNSGQLTAHQRTHTGEKPYSCDQCGKSFSQSGVLTKHQRIHTGEKPYSCDQCGKSFNQSGYLTIHQRIHTGEKPYSCHQCGKGFAQASALTAHQRIHTGEKPYSCHQCGKSFNQSGSLTKHQRIHTGEKPYSCDQCGKSFAQDFALTTHQLSHTGEKPYSCLCGKSFAHSGSLKKHQKSQTCFLSSPSSPAPVPDP, from the exons ATGATACTGTTTAATATTTATTGTGGCCAACAGGACAAAGCTATTCccttcccctccaccctcccggAGTCCCCAGGTCAAACGTCTCCCAGGACCGCTTTACTGCTGGGTCTGGTTGACTGCAGGAAAACACCggggcagagaggagaagaagaagagaaggaagatggAGATGTGATTTCATTAAGTAAGAACCATG GGGACAGCCCTAACCGTTGCTCTCTCAGTGAGAGGGGCTTATCATCTGCGGAGCCTCGACAACGTCATGATGCTGACaagacagagaagagtctctccagaccagaacacctcaagaaacaccaTCAGAGACTTACAGGGAAGAAACCTGACCACTGCTGCtttgactgtgggaagagttctGCTAAACAGAGGGAATTGGACATTTACAAGCAGATTCACACTGGGAGGAAAATGTACCGCTGCtctcagtgtgggaagagttttgctgcATCTAAAACCTTACAATCTCAGAGAATTCATACAGGGGAGAGGCCTTACCCCTGCTTTGattgtgggaagagcttcagtcAATCAAGGGCCCTGACAacacaccaacgcatacacacaggagagaagccttacagctgtgatcagtgtgggaagagcttcaggAACTCAGGACACCTGACTAGACAtaaacgcatacacacaggagagaagccttacagctgtgatcagtgtgggaagagcttccgGAAGTCAGGACACCTGACTAgacaccaacgcatacacacaaGAGAGAAGCCTTACAGCTGTGATCGGTGTGGAAAGAGCTTCAATCAATCAGGAGATCTGACAacacaccaacgcatacacacaggagagaagccttatagctgtgatcagtgtgggaagagcttcaagaACTCAGGACACCTGACTAGTCAcaaacgcatacacacaggagagaagccttacagcTGTGAagagtgtgggaagagctttgcaCTGTCCGGAACTCTGACTACACACAAACGCATACAcaaaggagagaagccttatagctgtgatcagtgtgggaagagcttcaatcaTTCAGGATCCCTGATTacacatcaatacatacacacaggagagaagccttatagctgtgatcagtgtgggaagagcttcaatcaTTCAGGAAATCTGACTTCACACCAACGcatacatacaggagagaagccttatatcTGTattcagtgtgggaagagcttcaggAAGTCAGGACACCTGACTGAACACCAGTgcaaacacacaggagagaagccttatagctgtgatcagtgtgggaagagcttcaatcaATTAGGAGACCTGACTAaacaccaacgcatacacacaggagagaagccttatagctgtgatcagtgtgggaagagcttcaatcaTTCAGGATCCCTGGTTacacaccaacgcatacacacaggagagaagccttatagctgtgatcaatgtgggaagagcttcaatcaATCAGGAGACCTGACTCtacaccaacgcatacacacaggagagaagccttatagctgttatcattgtgggaagagcttcaggaactcaggacaactgactgcacaccagcgcacacacacaggagagaagccttatagctgtgatcagtgtgggaagagcttcagtcAATCAGGAGTCCTGACTAaacaccaacgcatacacacaggagagaagccttatagctgtgatcagtgtgggaagagcttcaatcaATCAGGATACCTAACTATACACCAacgaatacacacaggagagaagccttatagctgtcaTCAGTGTGGGAAGGGTTTTGCTCAAGCTTCCGCCCTGACTGCACACcaacgtatacacacaggagagaagccttatagctgtcatcagtgtgggaagagcttcaatcaATCAGGATCCCTAACTAAACACCAacgaatacacacaggagagaagccttatagctgtgatcagtgtgggaagagttttgctcaAGATTTCGCCCTGACTACACACCAGCtctcacacacaggagagaaaccttactcCTGTCTATGTGGAAAGAGCTTTGCTCATTCAGGGTCACTGAAAAAACACCAGAAATCACAAACATGTTTtctttcatctccctcctctccggcACCGGTTCCAGATCCCTAA
- the LOC135560127 gene encoding zinc finger protein 883-like isoform X3, with translation MDLDKAIPFPSTLPESPGQTSPRTALLLGLVDCRKTPGQRGEEEEKEDGDVISLSKNHGDSPNRCSLSERGLSSAEPRQRHDADKTEKSLSRPEHLKKHHQRLTGKKPDHCCFDCGKSSAKQRELDIYKQIHTGRKMYRCSQCGKSFAASKTLQSQRIHTGERPYPCFDCGKSFSQSRALTTHQRIHTGEKPYSCDQCGKSFRNSGHLTRHKRIHTGEKPYSCDQCGKSFRKSGHLTRHQRIHTREKPYSCDRCGKSFNQSGDLTTHQRIHTGEKPYSCDQCGKSFKNSGHLTSHKRIHTGEKPYSCEECGKSFALSGTLTTHKRIHKGEKPYSCDQCGKSFNHSGSLITHQYIHTGEKPYSCDQCGKSFNHSGNLTSHQRIHTGEKPYICIQCGKSFRKSGHLTEHQCKHTGEKPYSCDQCGKSFNQLGDLTKHQRIHTGEKPYSCDQCGKSFNHSGSLVTHQRIHTGEKPYSCDQCGKSFNQSGDLTLHQRIHTGEKPYSCYHCGKSFRNSGQLTAHQRTHTGEKPYSCDQCGKSFSQSGVLTKHQRIHTGEKPYSCDQCGKSFNQSGYLTIHQRIHTGEKPYSCHQCGKGFAQASALTAHQRIHTGEKPYSCHQCGKSFNQSGSLTKHQRIHTGEKPYSCDQCGKSFAQDFALTTHQLSHTGEKPYSCLCGKSFAHSGSLKKHQKSQTCFLSSPSSPAPVPDP, from the exons ATGGATCTG GACAAAGCTATTCccttcccctccaccctcccggAGTCCCCAGGTCAAACGTCTCCCAGGACCGCTTTACTGCTGGGTCTGGTTGACTGCAGGAAAACACCggggcagagaggagaagaagaagagaaggaagatggAGATGTGATTTCATTAAGTAAGAACCATG GGGACAGCCCTAACCGTTGCTCTCTCAGTGAGAGGGGCTTATCATCTGCGGAGCCTCGACAACGTCATGATGCTGACaagacagagaagagtctctccagaccagaacacctcaagaaacaccaTCAGAGACTTACAGGGAAGAAACCTGACCACTGCTGCtttgactgtgggaagagttctGCTAAACAGAGGGAATTGGACATTTACAAGCAGATTCACACTGGGAGGAAAATGTACCGCTGCtctcagtgtgggaagagttttgctgcATCTAAAACCTTACAATCTCAGAGAATTCATACAGGGGAGAGGCCTTACCCCTGCTTTGattgtgggaagagcttcagtcAATCAAGGGCCCTGACAacacaccaacgcatacacacaggagagaagccttacagctgtgatcagtgtgggaagagcttcaggAACTCAGGACACCTGACTAGACAtaaacgcatacacacaggagagaagccttacagctgtgatcagtgtgggaagagcttccgGAAGTCAGGACACCTGACTAgacaccaacgcatacacacaaGAGAGAAGCCTTACAGCTGTGATCGGTGTGGAAAGAGCTTCAATCAATCAGGAGATCTGACAacacaccaacgcatacacacaggagagaagccttatagctgtgatcagtgtgggaagagcttcaagaACTCAGGACACCTGACTAGTCAcaaacgcatacacacaggagagaagccttacagcTGTGAagagtgtgggaagagctttgcaCTGTCCGGAACTCTGACTACACACAAACGCATACAcaaaggagagaagccttatagctgtgatcagtgtgggaagagcttcaatcaTTCAGGATCCCTGATTacacatcaatacatacacacaggagagaagccttatagctgtgatcagtgtgggaagagcttcaatcaTTCAGGAAATCTGACTTCACACCAACGcatacatacaggagagaagccttatatcTGTattcagtgtgggaagagcttcaggAAGTCAGGACACCTGACTGAACACCAGTgcaaacacacaggagagaagccttatagctgtgatcagtgtgggaagagcttcaatcaATTAGGAGACCTGACTAaacaccaacgcatacacacaggagagaagccttatagctgtgatcagtgtgggaagagcttcaatcaTTCAGGATCCCTGGTTacacaccaacgcatacacacaggagagaagccttatagctgtgatcaatgtgggaagagcttcaatcaATCAGGAGACCTGACTCtacaccaacgcatacacacaggagagaagccttatagctgttatcattgtgggaagagcttcaggaactcaggacaactgactgcacaccagcgcacacacacaggagagaagccttatagctgtgatcagtgtgggaagagcttcagtcAATCAGGAGTCCTGACTAaacaccaacgcatacacacaggagagaagccttatagctgtgatcagtgtgggaagagcttcaatcaATCAGGATACCTAACTATACACCAacgaatacacacaggagagaagccttatagctgtcaTCAGTGTGGGAAGGGTTTTGCTCAAGCTTCCGCCCTGACTGCACACcaacgtatacacacaggagagaagccttatagctgtcatcagtgtgggaagagcttcaatcaATCAGGATCCCTAACTAAACACCAacgaatacacacaggagagaagccttatagctgtgatcagtgtgggaagagttttgctcaAGATTTCGCCCTGACTACACACCAGCtctcacacacaggagagaaaccttactcCTGTCTATGTGGAAAGAGCTTTGCTCATTCAGGGTCACTGAAAAAACACCAGAAATCACAAACATGTTTtctttcatctccctcctctccggcACCGGTTCCAGATCCCTAA
- the LOC135560127 gene encoding zinc finger protein 883-like isoform X2 — MILFNIYCGQQDKAIPFPSTLPESPGQTSPRTALLLGLVDCRKTPGQRGEEEEKEDGDVISLRDSPNRCSLSERGLSSAEPRQRHDADKTEKSLSRPEHLKKHHQRLTGKKPDHCCFDCGKSSAKQRELDIYKQIHTGRKMYRCSQCGKSFAASKTLQSQRIHTGERPYPCFDCGKSFSQSRALTTHQRIHTGEKPYSCDQCGKSFRNSGHLTRHKRIHTGEKPYSCDQCGKSFRKSGHLTRHQRIHTREKPYSCDRCGKSFNQSGDLTTHQRIHTGEKPYSCDQCGKSFKNSGHLTSHKRIHTGEKPYSCEECGKSFALSGTLTTHKRIHKGEKPYSCDQCGKSFNHSGSLITHQYIHTGEKPYSCDQCGKSFNHSGNLTSHQRIHTGEKPYICIQCGKSFRKSGHLTEHQCKHTGEKPYSCDQCGKSFNQLGDLTKHQRIHTGEKPYSCDQCGKSFNHSGSLVTHQRIHTGEKPYSCDQCGKSFNQSGDLTLHQRIHTGEKPYSCYHCGKSFRNSGQLTAHQRTHTGEKPYSCDQCGKSFSQSGVLTKHQRIHTGEKPYSCDQCGKSFNQSGYLTIHQRIHTGEKPYSCHQCGKGFAQASALTAHQRIHTGEKPYSCHQCGKSFNQSGSLTKHQRIHTGEKPYSCDQCGKSFAQDFALTTHQLSHTGEKPYSCLCGKSFAHSGSLKKHQKSQTCFLSSPSSPAPVPDP; from the exons ATGATACTGTTTAATATTTATTGTGGCCAACAGGACAAAGCTATTCccttcccctccaccctcccggAGTCCCCAGGTCAAACGTCTCCCAGGACCGCTTTACTGCTGGGTCTGGTTGACTGCAGGAAAACACCggggcagagaggagaagaagaagagaaggaagatggAGATGTGATTTCATTAA GGGACAGCCCTAACCGTTGCTCTCTCAGTGAGAGGGGCTTATCATCTGCGGAGCCTCGACAACGTCATGATGCTGACaagacagagaagagtctctccagaccagaacacctcaagaaacaccaTCAGAGACTTACAGGGAAGAAACCTGACCACTGCTGCtttgactgtgggaagagttctGCTAAACAGAGGGAATTGGACATTTACAAGCAGATTCACACTGGGAGGAAAATGTACCGCTGCtctcagtgtgggaagagttttgctgcATCTAAAACCTTACAATCTCAGAGAATTCATACAGGGGAGAGGCCTTACCCCTGCTTTGattgtgggaagagcttcagtcAATCAAGGGCCCTGACAacacaccaacgcatacacacaggagagaagccttacagctgtgatcagtgtgggaagagcttcaggAACTCAGGACACCTGACTAGACAtaaacgcatacacacaggagagaagccttacagctgtgatcagtgtgggaagagcttccgGAAGTCAGGACACCTGACTAgacaccaacgcatacacacaaGAGAGAAGCCTTACAGCTGTGATCGGTGTGGAAAGAGCTTCAATCAATCAGGAGATCTGACAacacaccaacgcatacacacaggagagaagccttatagctgtgatcagtgtgggaagagcttcaagaACTCAGGACACCTGACTAGTCAcaaacgcatacacacaggagagaagccttacagcTGTGAagagtgtgggaagagctttgcaCTGTCCGGAACTCTGACTACACACAAACGCATACAcaaaggagagaagccttatagctgtgatcagtgtgggaagagcttcaatcaTTCAGGATCCCTGATTacacatcaatacatacacacaggagagaagccttatagctgtgatcagtgtgggaagagcttcaatcaTTCAGGAAATCTGACTTCACACCAACGcatacatacaggagagaagccttatatcTGTattcagtgtgggaagagcttcaggAAGTCAGGACACCTGACTGAACACCAGTgcaaacacacaggagagaagccttatagctgtgatcagtgtgggaagagcttcaatcaATTAGGAGACCTGACTAaacaccaacgcatacacacaggagagaagccttatagctgtgatcagtgtgggaagagcttcaatcaTTCAGGATCCCTGGTTacacaccaacgcatacacacaggagagaagccttatagctgtgatcaatgtgggaagagcttcaatcaATCAGGAGACCTGACTCtacaccaacgcatacacacaggagagaagccttatagctgttatcattgtgggaagagcttcaggaactcaggacaactgactgcacaccagcgcacacacacaggagagaagccttatagctgtgatcagtgtgggaagagcttcagtcAATCAGGAGTCCTGACTAaacaccaacgcatacacacaggagagaagccttatagctgtgatcagtgtgggaagagcttcaatcaATCAGGATACCTAACTATACACCAacgaatacacacaggagagaagccttatagctgtcaTCAGTGTGGGAAGGGTTTTGCTCAAGCTTCCGCCCTGACTGCACACcaacgtatacacacaggagagaagccttatagctgtcatcagtgtgggaagagcttcaatcaATCAGGATCCCTAACTAAACACCAacgaatacacacaggagagaagccttatagctgtgatcagtgtgggaagagttttgctcaAGATTTCGCCCTGACTACACACCAGCtctcacacacaggagagaaaccttactcCTGTCTATGTGGAAAGAGCTTTGCTCATTCAGGGTCACTGAAAAAACACCAGAAATCACAAACATGTTTtctttcatctccctcctctccggcACCGGTTCCAGATCCCTAA